A window from Salinigranum halophilum encodes these proteins:
- a CDS encoding PstS family phosphate ABC transporter substrate-binding protein, which translates to MTRKGDFLSRRDFVIGAGAAGVASLAGCTRQNTEGGSDGSGGSSGSDGSSDGALSGPIDIAGSSTVFPLATAFSEIFKEEHPDVEFSLQSTGSGGGFQNFFCVGETDFNNASRPISPEEETLCSDNSVEPVELQVATDALTVIVNNDNDWAESLTVEQLRQIWSAEDPPSTWSDIDSDWPDEELELFGPTDASGTYDYFIEAVIGEEGPGHRQDYSPTEQDRTIIRGVEGSQYAMGYMGFAYYSQSSDAVTAIAIDSGDGPVEPSLETAKSGEYTPLSRPLFTYPATSSLTEPQVAEFARFWMENTTNEEVVADEVGYVPLDSDQQQAQLDTLEAAIEDAQSN; encoded by the coding sequence ATGACACGGAAGGGTGATTTCCTCTCGCGACGCGACTTCGTGATCGGCGCCGGCGCGGCCGGCGTGGCCAGCCTCGCAGGCTGTACCCGCCAGAACACCGAGGGTGGCTCCGACGGCTCCGGCGGGTCCAGTGGCTCCGACGGGTCGTCCGATGGCGCGCTCTCTGGCCCCATCGACATCGCGGGCTCGTCGACCGTGTTCCCGCTGGCGACCGCGTTCAGCGAGATCTTCAAAGAGGAACACCCCGACGTCGAGTTCAGCCTCCAGTCGACCGGCTCCGGCGGTGGGTTCCAGAACTTCTTCTGCGTCGGCGAGACGGATTTCAACAACGCCTCCCGCCCCATCTCGCCCGAGGAGGAGACCCTCTGCTCCGACAACAGCGTCGAACCCGTTGAGCTCCAGGTCGCCACCGACGCACTGACCGTCATCGTCAACAACGACAACGACTGGGCGGAGTCACTCACCGTCGAGCAGCTCCGGCAGATCTGGTCCGCAGAGGACCCGCCGAGCACGTGGTCGGACATCGACTCCGACTGGCCCGACGAAGAGCTCGAACTGTTCGGCCCGACCGACGCCTCGGGGACCTACGACTACTTCATCGAGGCCGTCATCGGTGAGGAGGGACCGGGTCACCGCCAGGACTACTCGCCGACGGAACAGGACCGCACCATCATCCGCGGTGTCGAGGGCTCGCAGTACGCCATGGGCTACATGGGCTTCGCGTACTACAGCCAGAGTTCGGACGCGGTGACGGCCATCGCCATCGACAGCGGCGACGGCCCCGTCGAACCGTCACTCGAGACGGCGAAATCCGGCGAGTACACGCCGCTCTCGCGCCCGCTGTTCACCTACCCCGCGACGTCCTCGCTCACCGAGCCGCAGGTCGCCGAGTTCGCCCGCTTCTGGATGGAGAACACGACCAACGAGGAGGTCGTCGCCGACGAGGTCGGGTACGTCCCGCTCGACAGCGACCAGCAGCAGGCGCAACTCGACACGCTCGAAGCCGCCATCGAGGACGCACAGTCGAACTGA
- the pstC gene encoding phosphate ABC transporter permease subunit PstC — MSTDDITNDLTRNTENAPEELLTRAFFFLCAALSIVTTVSIILLLVTEAAKFFTVTAPLMGIEGPTASVVDFLTGTTWEINNNEFGVLALVSATLMITIGSAIVALPLGVATAIYLSEYANPRHRAFLKPALEVLAGIPTVVYGFFALIYITPAIQTVLPGTGTFNLISASLVVGIMIIPMVASISEDAMSAVPDELRQAGYGMGATKFDVSTGIVVPAALSGIFSSFILALSRAIGETMAVTVAAGSRAQFLNPLNPAAYQEGALPMTAAMVQLLLGDITGGGLAYRSLFAIGLTLFVITLVMNIISDFVAQRYREEY; from the coding sequence ATGAGCACGGACGACATCACGAACGACCTCACACGGAACACGGAGAACGCGCCGGAGGAGCTCCTGACGCGCGCGTTCTTCTTCCTGTGTGCGGCGCTGTCGATCGTCACGACGGTCAGCATCATCCTGCTGCTCGTGACCGAGGCGGCGAAGTTCTTCACCGTCACCGCGCCGCTCATGGGTATCGAGGGGCCGACAGCGTCCGTCGTCGACTTCCTCACCGGCACGACCTGGGAGATCAACAACAACGAGTTCGGCGTCCTCGCGCTCGTCTCCGCCACGCTGATGATCACCATCGGCTCGGCCATCGTCGCACTCCCGCTGGGTGTCGCGACGGCGATCTACCTCAGCGAGTACGCCAACCCCCGCCACCGCGCCTTCCTGAAGCCGGCACTCGAGGTGCTGGCCGGTATCCCGACCGTCGTCTACGGGTTCTTCGCGCTCATCTACATCACGCCCGCCATCCAGACCGTCCTCCCGGGGACCGGCACGTTCAACCTCATCTCGGCCAGCCTCGTCGTCGGCATCATGATCATCCCGATGGTCGCCTCCATCAGCGAGGACGCGATGTCGGCCGTCCCCGACGAACTCCGGCAGGCCGGGTACGGGATGGGTGCGACGAAGTTCGACGTCTCGACGGGTATCGTCGTGCCCGCCGCGCTGTCGGGCATCTTCTCGTCGTTCATCCTCGCGCTCTCGCGAGCCATCGGCGAGACGATGGCCGTCACCGTCGCCGCGGGGTCGCGCGCGCAGTTCCTCAACCCGCTCAACCCCGCCGCGTACCAGGAGGGGGCGCTCCCGATGACCGCCGCGATGGTCCAGTTGCTCCTGGGCGACATCACCGGTGGGGGGCTCGCGTACCGCAGCCTGTTCGCCATCGGCCTCACGCTGTTCGTCATCACGCTCGTCATGAACATCATCAGCGACTTCGTCGCGCAACGCTACCGGGAGGAGTACTGA